A section of the Malania oleifera isolate guangnan ecotype guangnan chromosome 2, ASM2987363v1, whole genome shotgun sequence genome encodes:
- the LOC131148422 gene encoding uncharacterized protein LOC131148422, giving the protein MAEQLESRVLGIEQGQEELSNQVKKILDLLLNKGKTVQDQDHEEENDNIHPPGFTPIQGQSSGPPPFTLEKPPHGTPPFIPAVTGIGMPSSAVAGVGTSKTATEYRCDELEERLRAIEGTRTTSTARPSDYCLVPNVVIPPKFKMPDFEKFDGTTCPQTHLRMYCQSMAAYTDNEKLMMHCFQSSLTGTAARWYVQQNKAQIRTWGDLADAFEAQYRHILEMAPDRMFLSEMEKKPTETFREYAHHWRDAATQVDPPVNDREAISMFVGTLKDPYRSHLVGSTPHNFMDIVSAGARVEADVKAGRIKTGTTDNGPSKKWVKGKKEEEAQMIQGPMRSLRQRSRSQQPRGNFYMEPVVNQTLHIGPRPQFVAPALVPTQPSIPTRPSQQTHMRNTPKSFRKLEPIPMSYADLFPQLLEQRMISTIPGIPLINPPPHWYNPEVRCAYHANSPGHPIDQCWAFKHKVQDLKDAGWLSFDAKPVGIQENPLPDHGKDNVGMIEEQDGEKFERRWEQMTLDWVYSELTTAGLAGLKAICPKGAPCTCQNTMKRSVQQCETFRIFLSSMIDSKRVEVSRVQKTNEVSVIGESDHPQFTNRPFIPIMGKTPRVPEAPVRVVISAPRPFAYHSDQAVPWRYNCEVRTEGETSSATEARRITRSGRVYTPKVLEKVQPSQEQNRNLKKPVQSQEAEEFLKIIKHSEYNIIDQLKKMPAHISVLSLLLSSEAHREALLKALNQAYIPQDISIDNFNHVIVGLTATNYITFADEEIPVEGQGHNQALHVSAKCRDHMIARVLIDNGSSLNVMPMTTLQKLPVDPSYIRQNNLTVRAFDGTRRESVGSIEIPVQIGPVTFDITFQVMAITPSYSCLLGRPWIHNTGAVPSSLHQRVKFVVDGKLVCVYGETDVMITKPTSTPYVEVTEEALEDSFRAFEIINVTTIVEGSPIPHPQIPAAVHMMASEMIRQGYHPEKGLEKYLQGIRKPLMLKEVKDRYGLGYIPTVADRRKKAEEKKMRRVERITGETSSKEGLYVPSISQTFVKSKSIQPGGRIAAIKYISIDAEVPSNTSTEWIHHLQPRVQLQNWSSFDLPDIIM; this is encoded by the coding sequence ATGGCAGAACAGTTAGAGAGCCGTGTTCTGGGGATCGAGCAGGGGCAGGAAGAGCTGAGCAATCAAGTAAAGAAGATATTGGACCTATTGCTGAACAAAGGGAAGACAGTCCAAGATCAGGatcatgaagaagaaaatgacaaTATCCACCCGCCCGGTTTTACGCCAATTCAGGGGCAATCTTCTGGTCCGCCCCCATTCACCTTAGAGAAACCGCCGCATGGCACGCCACCTTTTATCCCAGCAGTGACAGGAATAGGGATGCCCTCATCAGCGGTTGCGGGTGTAGGGACAAGCAAGACTGCGACGGAATACCGTTGTGACGAATTAGAAGAACGGCTAAGGGCCATAGAGGGGACTCGGACCACCAGTACCGCCAGACCCTCAGATTACTGCCTAGTCCCTAATGTAGTCATTCCTCCAAAGTTTAAGATGCCAGACTTCGAGAAGTTTGACGGGACCACATGCCCTCAGACCCACCTCCGGATGTATTGTCAGTCGATGGCCGCCTATACCGATAATGAgaagttgatgatgcattgcttccaAAGCAGTCTTACCGGGACAGCGGCTAGATGGTATGTCCAACAGAATAAGGCCCAGATCCGCACGTGGGGTGACTTGGCCGATGCCTTTGAAGCGCAATATCGTCATATCTTGGAAATGGCTCCAGACAGGATGTTTCTTTCTGAAATGGAAAAAAAGCCAACAGAAACTTTCAGGGAGTATGCACACCATTGGAGAGACGCAGCCACTCAAGTGGACCCTCCGGTCAACGACCGTGAGGCAATATCGATGTTCGTAGGGACGTTAAAAGATCCCTACCGTTCACATCTAGTAGGGTCCACTCCTCataacttcatggacattgtgtCGGCAGGGGCCAGAGTGGAAGCCGACGTCAAAGCTGGACGGATAAAGACTGGCACTACCGATAATGGCCCAAGTAAGAAGTGGGTCAAAGGTAAAAAGGAAGAAGAGGCCCAAATGATACAGGGACCTATGAGAAGCCTAAGACAGAGAAGCCGAAGTCAACAACCTAGGGGAAATTTCTACATGGAACCAGTAGTAAACCAAACACTGCATATAGGCCCCAGACCCCAGTTTGTGGCCCCCGCGCTTGTGCCAACCCAGCCGAGCATTCCAACTCGCCCGAGCCAGCAAACACACATGAGGAATACACCCAAGAGTTTTCGGAAATTGGAACCGATTCCCATGTCATACGCAGACTTATTCCCCCAGCTTTTAGAACAAAGGATGATATCTACTATCCCCGGGATTCCTCTCATAAATCCTCCCCCACACTGGTATAATCCCGAGGTCCGATGCGCGTACCATGCCAATTCTCCAGGGCACCCTATTGACCAATGTTGGGCCTTCAAACACAAGGTGCAAGATTTGAAGGATGCGGGTTGGTTGTCATTCGATGCGAAGCCGGTTGGTATTCAAGAGAATCCTTTGCCTGACCATGGGAAGGACAATGTCGGAATGATCGAGGAACAAGATGGGGAAAAATTCGAAAGAAGATGGGAGCAAATGACGCTAGACTGGGTGTATAGTGAACTGACAACGGCAGGCCTAGCAGGGTTAAAGGCTATTTGCCCTAAAGGCGCCCCATGCACATGCCAGAATACTATGAAAAGATCAGTACAACAATGTGAGACTTTCCGGATTTTTCTAAGTAGCATGATTGACAGCAAACGAGTGGAAGTTAGCCGCGTTCAGAAAACAAATGAAGTTTCAGTCATAGGGGAATCTGACCATCCCCAATTCACCAATAGACCATTTATCCCCATCATGGGAAAAACCCCACGAGTCCCAGAGGCCCCAGTTCGGGTAGTGATCTCAGCCCCTCGCCCTTTCGCATACCACAGTGACCAGGCAGTGCCATGGAGATACAATTGTGAAGTACGCACCGAAGGAGAAACTAGCAGTGCTACTGAAGCAAGAAGGATAACCAGAAGTGGAAGGGTTTATACGCCAAAGGTCTTGGAGAAGGTGCAACCTAGCCAAGAACAGAATAGGAACCTGAAGAAGCCAGTTCAATCTCAGGAAGCCGAAGAATTCTTGAAGATTATTAAACACAGTGAATACAACATTATTGATCAACTGAAGAAGATGCCAGCCCATATCTCTGTTTTATCACTGTTGTTGAGCTCGGAAGCCCATCGGGAAGCCCTATTAAAGGCTCTTAATCAGGCCTATATTCCCCAAGACATCAGCATTGATAATTTTAACCATGTGATTGTTGGTCTTACGGCTACCAACTACATTACATTCGCTGATGAGGAGATCCCCGTGGAAGGACAAGGGCACAATCAGGCGTTGCACGTTTCCGCTAAATGTCGAGATCACATGATTGCACGAGTGTTGATCGATAATGGGTCATCTTTGAATGTCATGCCCATGACAACCCTACAAAAACTGCCTGTTGACCCGTCCTACATAAGGCAAAACAATTTGACTGTGCGGGCTTTCGATGGCACCCGCAGGGAATCGGTGGGATCTATTGAAATTCCTGTGCAAATTGGACCAGTCACCTTCGACATTACATTCCAAGTCATGGCCATAACCCCGTCTTATAGCTGCTTGTTGGGGAGGCCGTGGATACATAACACCGGGGCAGTTCCGTCTTCTCTGCACCAACGGGTCAAATTTGTAGTAGATGGGAAACTGGTTTGTGTATATGGTGAAACCGATGTTATGATAACAAAGCCCACTTCCACTCCTTATGTGGAAGTCACGGAGGAGGCATTGGAGGACTCATTCCGAGCCTTCGAGATCATAAATGTCACAACTATAGTAGAAGGATCTCCAATCCCACACCCTCAGATCCCCGCCGCAGTGCATATGATGGCGTCCGAAATGATCAGACAGGGGTACCATCCAGAAAAAGGGCTCGAAAAATACCTACAGGGGATCCGAAAGCCGTTAATGCTTAAGGAAGTCAAAGACAGATATGGCCTTGGCTACATACCTACGGTGGCAGACCGAAGGAAGAAAGCTGAAGAGAAGAAGATGCGGAGGGTGGAAAGAATCACTggtgaaacaagctccaaggaaGGACTGTACGTCCCGTCCATCAGCCAAACCTTCGTAAAAAGCAAGTCAATCCAACCTGGAGGCAGAATTGCGGCAATTAAGTATATCAGTATTGATGCTGAAGTCCCGTCGAACACTTCTACAGAGTGGATCCATCATCTCCAACCAAGAGTACAGCTTCAGAACTGGAGTTCTTTTGATTTACCAGATATCATCATGTAA